The Molothrus ater isolate BHLD 08-10-18 breed brown headed cowbird chromosome 1, BPBGC_Mater_1.1, whole genome shotgun sequence genome includes a window with the following:
- the PSMG4 gene encoding proteasome assembly chaperone 4, whose translation MEAAGGGGAAGGIALHDFSGQLGEQRVHFHAMRLRDSLFLWVGAAPALASLAVAMCSPRDSIPVAASLLGDPSDTASSCLAQRLASKTKKQIFVSYNLQNTDSNFTLLIENRIKEEMTAFPDKF comes from the exons ATggaggcggcgggcggcggcggagcggcgggCGGCATCGCCCTGCACGACTTCAGCGGGCAGCTGGGCGAGCAGCGGGTGCACTTCCACGCCATGCGGCTGCGGGACTCGCTCTTCCTCTGGGTGGGCGCCGCTCCCGCCCTGGCCAGCCTGGCCGTCGCCATGTGCAGCCCCCGT GACAGCATCCCTGTGGCCGCCTCGCTTCTGGGGGACCCCTCGGACACcgcctcctcctgcctggcgCAGCGCTTGG CCAGCAAGACCAAAAAGCAGATATTTGTCAGCTACAATCTTCAAAACACAGACAGCAATTTCACCTTACTCATAGAAAACAGGATCAAAGAAGAAATGACAGCTTTTCCAGACAAGTTCTGA